GGTAgcaacacagctgtgtgtgttctagaaaaaaataatgtatttgtaCCTCAAGCTCTTTGATTTTTtcatctgctgttttctgtttgtccatCAGCTGATTACTGATCTCCTCCTTTGACTGCAGGATGAAccttaaatacaaaaacatgtttttgctttCAGTGCTTTCACACAAGTGGTGGTCAGTGGTCCTTCCCATGGCTGTAACCAAACAACTAACTGGTGGGATTATTTTTATAGATATTTTTTGTACTGCTAGTGagacaaagctctgtgggatcaataaagtactGTTCTAACAGATACAATATGATCCAGTGAACTAGATCCCTTTGCACTGAGGACATTTTctctggagggaggaggtgacagacagataaacagacatAGACTGACTTAATTGATTCCACAGAATTGTGGAGGATTGCAAGAAAAAGGAGCATAAAAATAACAGTAATAGTAAACCTAAACACTTGTAATGTATCCACCACCAAGAATcatatgtatttgtttaaacCTTACTACTATGTCTTTTTTAGTCCAACAACAATCTTCTctctaaatgaaacaaaaatcagTTGCTTATGtcatttttcctttctttctctttggGGTTATCAGCCACTGGAAGCCCAACTTTAAGACACTTCACCACAGCTGGTAAAACAGTTTAGTTCATTCACACATAAGTGATGCTAGTTTTTCTATGCTGATACTAATGCTGAGTAGAAGGCAGGAAGAACCCCTCACCCACTGCGATGCAGGCGACTGTGTTTAGTTACAGATGATCCCTGATGAGGTGCAAATGGTTCTTCCGTGACTGAAAAAAAGTGAGTGTAGACGTGTTCGAAAGTGTTGCGCAAACAAAAGGATACTCACATGCGTCCGACTCCCTCGTAGAGTCGCGTATTGTCAGGGAGCGACGTGATCTCGGCGTGTGTAAGCTTAGCGTGTTTCTGAACACGGGTCAACTGATCAATCTGCAGGTCAGCCATCTTGACTTTCTGCTGCGTGTCAATCATCTTCACCTGTAACTCTGAGAAGGCCTACAAGCAGGAAGTATTACTCAGATTAACAGTTCTGACCTTTATTGGACCAGATCTATTGTGAAAAGCatgagttttgttttgtctgattTAACACAGAATGGCCGTGACAATAAAGCTGCTCCAGTCTTATTTTATATTGATAACTCTTTTCTCTTAATTTACATGGCTTgctggctcagttggtagaacGGTGGCTTGAGAAGCGGTTCTAGGTTCAAACCCACATGaccaccaagtgtgtccttgagtaagactcTTCACTCTAGCTCCTGGGGCACATTGCATGGCAGCCAACTGCTCCCACAGGGATGCAGTAGTCAAACACAAAGGAGTTAATCCACACATAATTAACCCAGGTCCTGGGTTAGTTGCGGGGACACTACACTACAATAACTCGTGTCAATAAACAGCTTACAttcaatattaatataaatgtgaTAACGTGCCAATAAAGTGGCAACACAAAATTAGTTTCGATCATTGAATACTGAAGCCCCACTGTGCAAACAGTTAACGTCTCGTGCTAATACTGCAAATCTGAGTTTGATAGAGTCCAGGTTCGGAATGAAAACGATTATTTTGAGGACACCGATGCAAATGTAAAATCTGAATGCCGGTTTAGCCTAGTGCTAACGGGTACCACTGGTAGCCTACCACTGCCCTGTCCTGTTTTTTATACAtataatactgtatttatagGCAGCGGGTCACGTAGTAAAGTGTAAACGGGACATGCGAACCGCACGTTTACCTTTTTGAGCTCTAGGTCT
This Betta splendens chromosome 14, fBetSpl5.4, whole genome shotgun sequence DNA region includes the following protein-coding sequences:
- the pfdn1 gene encoding prefoldin subunit 1, yielding MSAPIDLELKKAFSELQVKMIDTQQKVKMADLQIDQLTRVQKHAKLTHAEITSLPDNTRLYEGVGRMFILQSKEEISNQLMDKQKTADEKIKELEQKKVYLERSVKEAEDNIREMLLSRRAH